The Paenibacillus mucilaginosus 3016 genome includes the window AAACGTTGTCCCACATTCGTATAGCTGTTGTACGCCATGGTCAGCCGGATTCTTTGATTGCCATCCTTCACTTCGACGCCGGCCGGACTGATGTAGTTCGTATAATCCTTATCGCCGGAGCCTGCCAGATGAACTTTGGAGTGATAGGCCGCATAAGCCATAATCTGGTTCGGCGTAGCGCCTTCGTTACGCATTTTATAATACACGCTGCTTGAAGGGTTCAGCGTACCTGCCGCATATTTTTGCTCCATAAAGCTGATGGACTGGTAAACGGAGCTGGTGACGGACGGCTCGGTCTCTGCCGCCAAGCCGAACTCATTCCAGGAGAGCGTCACGTTCGACGCGCCATTCTCCATGTCAATCATGCCGTCTGCTGCGATAGTGAACTTGCAGTGGTCGATCCATACGTTGTTCGCGCCGTTTACCTTGATATAGGACCAGCCTACCTCCTTATGCTGCCCGGAGTCATCCCACTGCCACATTTCATCGAATTTGAGATTTCGGATGACAATATCGTTGGCGGAAGCCTGCAGTTTGATTTCGGCGTGCCGGATGGTTTTGCCTGATGTGGAGAAAATGGTCAGTCCGTCCACATTGGAGATATTGACTTTGGATACGCCGGAGGCGATCAGCAGCGGATTGGTGAATCCGTTGGACGGGTTCGGATATCTGGAGACAAAACTGTATTTGGATCTTTCGGTTGAATCCAGAGCCAATTCCGTCCAGCCCAGGTTAATATCTTCCTTCACTTCGATGACTTTGACCGTCCCGCTGCCCGCATCCAGGATGGCCTGCAGAAACTCTCTCCCGTTACTGACGGTACGATAATATGGCGTTCCTATGTAACTGCTTCTATCTTTTACGCCTAAAGAGGCATAGCCGGGAACGGATAAAAAGCCGCTTTCGTAGCTTTTCTCAACCTTCGTCGTATTCGGTATGGATTGAATCACGGCTGCCTCTGCCTTGCTGCCTGTATCAATGAAAGTAGGAGTGACCAACAGACTGCCGGCCACCAAACCGCTTATCACTTTTCTCTTCATGAGTACATGCCTCCCCGGATTGGTTACACGCTTAATCGAACGATGATGTCCGAAATTTATTATGGTTCCCCCCTCTTATAAAAACGTTTCAATAAAACGCTTCCAAATCCCCCTGTACGATATGTTTCATCTCATGAGCATGTACGGGAAACGAGGAATTATTTACTTGAATTATACCATAGCGCATGCTATGTATTTAGACAGAAAGCATTTGAAATCAGCCAAAAATTGCACTGGGTGGGGTCGTCATGTTACCGTTCTACGAGGTCCAAGCGAAAGATTTGAGAGTATTTCATTTGGTGGCAAGACAGCTGACGTTTCCTGCACATTTGCACCGGAATATCGAAATCCTCTATGTGTTCTCGGGTGTCCAATACCTGGAGATTGAAGGGAAGGCATACGCAGTCCATGCAGGCGAAGGGGCTATCATCTTCCCGGATATGGTCCATCGTTACTATAAGCAGGGGGAACAGCCCGCTGATGCGGTCCTGATTCTATGCAACCCGCAGCTGCTTGGAGGCGTGTTTCCGGACTTCGAAAAATTCCAGCCCCTCACGCCTTACTTGCCAAATGAAAAGATTCCCGAAGAGGCTGTGTATGCGCTTAAGCATATCAAAAAGAAAGATGCGTTTGCCGTAAAGCTGGGCTGGATCTATGTCATCATGTCCCATCTTCTTCCCCATATGGAGCTGAGGCAGCGGAAACGGATTCCCGTCCCGGATATGTCGAAAAAAATGATAGAGTATGTAGCCGATCATTTTACGGAGCCGATTACGCTCGATTCTCTTCGCGGCTGAACTCTGTGTCAGCAAATACTACATCTCGCACATTTTCTCGGACCGAATCAAAATGAATTTCAGGCAGTACCTCGGACTGCTTCGCGCTGAATACGCTGCCAAGCTGATACGTACAACGGATGCGGCCTTATCGGCGGTCAGCAGCAGTGCCGGGTTTGACAGCCAGCGCACGTTCAACCGCGTGTTCCATGCCAAATACGGGATGTCCCCGAGGGAGTACAGGAACCATGTTCGCCAATCTAAATAACTGAGGCCCCTGGAATTTTCTGCCCATACCAAAAGAAGACTGTCCTTGTACAACACAAGGGCAGTCTCTCTTGTACAGCTCCTAGAACCCATTGCTTACCGCATCATGGCGTTTGAAGGAACAGCAAATTCCGGTACACGAACCTCGAGAATGGAAACTTAAAGTTAAGTGCTATGCCTCCCTGCTCTACACCGACATCCACAGAAACCAGTGCCGGAGTGCGAACCAGTGAACGGACCATCCGGTTCACCGCTCTCCGATCTTCTCTTCCCACGGCTTTGCTGAAGGCCGCTGCGAAGCAGGTGTTACGGGCCAATTGGATGTACAGAGGCAGGATCGCCCGGGCAACGGCCCGGTGTGCCCGCGCCTC containing:
- a CDS encoding carbohydrate-binding protein; translated protein: MKRKVISGLVAGSLLVTPTFIDTGSKAEAAVIQSIPNTTKVEKSYESGFLSVPGYASLGVKDRSSYIGTPYYRTVSNGREFLQAILDAGSGTVKVIEVKEDINLGWTELALDSTERSKYSFVSRYPNPSNGFTNPLLIASGVSKVNISNVDGLTIFSTSGKTIRHAEIKLQASANDIVIRNLKFDEMWQWDDSGQHKEVGWSYIKVNGANNVWIDHCKFTIAADGMIDMENGASNVTLSWNEFGLAAETEPSVTSSVYQSISFMEQKYAAGTLNPSSSVYYKMRNEGATPNQIMAYAAYHSKVHLAGSGDKDYTNYISPAGVEVKDGNQRIRLTMAYNSYTNVGQRLPMIRQGTGHIYNNYFDNSTHQHAIDSVAAISKYGGDKLSRGINARNGASIAGDTNVYNAFNEPIIGAERQGDDTGNMSLPFSELFKDAKNHSLLVNSKVTNSSGTYIGSSWDNNGVNAFTKGFTWYDKSTIGKWAWSSHIDGVENMSKTNPPSTPFTFTYGYNEKLPYAYKTVPLASVVPTVKKYAGVTKLNFSAADWLRTNYIDAYSTIQAESHSSMSGVAIQTGSAGSPFVGDIQNGDYIVFQNVHFGSSTPKLLEARVAPEAGGSMEVRLDSLTGPLAGTCKVSDTDSSQTWETKSCSVSGVSVTNDVYLKFTGSSGSLFNIDWFKFK
- a CDS encoding AraC family ligand binding domain-containing protein; protein product: MARQLTFPAHLHRNIEILYVFSGVQYLEIEGKAYAVHAGEGAIIFPDMVHRYYKQGEQPADAVLILCNPQLLGGVFPDFEKFQPLTPYLPNEKIPEEAVYALKHIKKKDAFAVKLGWIYVIMSHLLPHMELRQRKRIPVPDMSKKMIEYVADHFTEPITLDSLRG
- a CDS encoding helix-turn-helix domain-containing protein; its protein translation is MNFRQYLGLLRAEYAAKLIRTTDAALSAVSSSAGFDSQRTFNRVFHAKYGMSPREYRNHVRQSK